AACAACGCGGTGCAGAACCTCTTGTTCGGCAAGGATTCCGCGCTGATCGCAAACGGCCAGGTCGTGACGATCCAGGCGCTCGGCGGCACCGGCGCGCTGAAAGTCGGCGGCGACTACCTGAAGCGGCTGAATCCGGGCGCGAGCGTCTACATCTCCGACCCGAGCTGGGAAAACCACCGCGCGATCTTCGAGTCCGCCGGTTTCGCCGTCGACACGTACCCGTACTACGATCCCGCGACGCGCGGCGTGAACTTCGCGGGCATGAAAGCGAAGCTCGGCGAACTGGCGGCCGGCTCGGTCGTCGTGCTGCACGCGTGCTGCCACAACCCGACCGGCGCCGATCTCACCGAAGCGCAGTGGGGCGAAGTCGTCGATGCCTGCCGCGCGCGCGGCCTCGTGCCTTTCCTCGACATGGCCTATCAGGGTTTCGCCGACGGCATCGAGCCGGACGCGGTCGCGGTTCGCCTCTTCTCCGCGAGCGGCTTGCAGTTCTTCGTCTCCAGTTCGTTCTCGAAGTCGTTCTCGCTGTACGGCGAGCGCGTCGGCGCGCTGTCGATCGTCACTGCCGACAAGGACGAAGCCGGTCGCGTGCTGTCGCAGGTCAAGCGCGTCATCCGCACGAACTACTCGAACCCGCCCACCCACGGTGGCGCAGTCGTCGCCGCAGTGCTCAACGCCCCCGAACTGCGCCAGATGTGGGAAGACGAGCTCGCCGGCATGCGCGATCGCATCCGCGCGATGCGCGTCGGCCTGGTGGAGAGCCTCAAAGGTGCCGGCGTCGCCCAGGATTT
Above is a genomic segment from Azoarcus sp. PA01 containing:
- a CDS encoding aspartate/tyrosine/aromatic aminotransferase, which produces MPSIFATVEMAPRDPILGLNEAFNADTRSDKVNLGVGVYYDDNGKIPLLAAVKAAEKARLEAMPPRGYQPIEGAPAYNNAVQNLLFGKDSALIANGQVVTIQALGGTGALKVGGDYLKRLNPGASVYISDPSWENHRAIFESAGFAVDTYPYYDPATRGVNFAGMKAKLGELAAGSVVVLHACCHNPTGADLTEAQWGEVVDACRARGLVPFLDMAYQGFADGIEPDAVAVRLFSASGLQFFVSSSFSKSFSLYGERVGALSIVTADKDEAGRVLSQVKRVIRTNYSNPPTHGGAVVAAVLNAPELRQMWEDELAGMRDRIRAMRVGLVESLKGAGVAQDFSFVIEQRGMFSYTGLSAAQVERLKNEFGIYAVSTGRICLAALNSRNIGYVAKAIASVAKA